From Butyricimonas paravirosa, one genomic window encodes:
- a CDS encoding nucleotidyl transferase AbiEii/AbiGii toxin family protein, with protein sequence MIQIEQIRNYFPVQIRGNSSFDKYMLKEYLQLMILDYLSSTPTIQKMVFIGGTNLRLVKGIDRFSEDLDFDCKELSKEEFVEMTNGVIRFLERSGLRVEAKDKENPKLTAFRRNIYFPELLFDLGLNGHKEERFLIKVGSQDQQVNYSPVVTNIKECGFFFPFPVPSDGVLCSMKIAAMLARAKGRDFYDLMFLLSQAKTDYNYLSQRCGIHNLQEFKQVTVELLKTVDLKEKQKDFEHLLFNKVNSEKILRFGEFVDSLTE encoded by the coding sequence ATGATACAAATAGAGCAGATAAGAAATTATTTTCCAGTTCAGATTCGTGGAAATTCAAGTTTCGATAAGTATATGTTGAAAGAGTATTTGCAGTTGATGATTTTAGATTACCTTTCTTCTACTCCAACCATTCAAAAGATGGTTTTTATCGGGGGAACAAACCTGCGTTTAGTCAAAGGGATCGATCGGTTCTCCGAAGACCTGGATTTTGATTGTAAAGAATTATCGAAAGAAGAGTTTGTTGAAATGACAAATGGGGTAATCCGGTTTTTGGAGCGTTCAGGGTTAAGGGTCGAAGCGAAAGATAAAGAAAATCCGAAGTTAACAGCATTTAGGCGTAATATCTATTTCCCGGAACTCTTGTTCGATTTAGGATTGAATGGACACAAGGAAGAACGTTTTTTAATAAAGGTCGGGAGCCAAGATCAACAAGTTAATTATTCCCCGGTTGTTACAAATATCAAGGAGTGTGGATTCTTTTTTCCGTTTCCCGTTCCTTCTGATGGTGTATTATGCAGTATGAAAATTGCAGCTATGTTAGCTCGTGCTAAAGGTCGTGATTTTTATGACCTGATGTTTTTGCTTTCACAAGCAAAAACGGATTACAATTATCTATCACAACGTTGTGGAATACATAATTTGCAAGAATTTAAGCAAGTGACGGTCGAATTGCTAAAAACAGTTGATTTGAAGGAGAAACAAAAGGATTTTGAACATTTACTTTTCAACAAAGTGAATAGTGAGAAGATCTTAAGATTTGGGGAATTTGTGGATTCTCTGACAGAATAA
- a CDS encoding PKD-like family lipoprotein: MKMNYIILFLLVVSLCACFDDKGNYDYHEVAEITIENVPEVIEVLGNSDHIIVNPKVVSSLEGEIGTGNTNFEFSYKIEKKSGGTIVLNQNWVNLNPAGTLNLDTLAAFSADTYIGWFAVTDKRSGIQTSATFDIRVSSPTYEGWMILCEEGENARVRMDMISVISAERIIPAYDLLAPLGLPESKGAKGIAFYPNRYYSPNDLIYVMTGEGAYKLDRETFKTDKSWEIGFVDFILPPEGEYVVRYETVNNASNAGALACLCVTDAGNAYAQVLDYGGAAFEYPINTSERGKAPEYRVAPYVGVSMARLGNGKTALFYDMDNKRFMGWKYGYVADAMQTLTPVADPENSLFSFKTGMELVYMESTRYSNGLVYSVLQDAGGKRCIYGINMSNNGFVQEAKYENLNAPDFDKATIFAFHSQFPYMFYAVGNKVYLHNLGTNTTYPMNNIALGENETVTMLKFNLYRQCSLSDLNNQSDEFMARQYELMVGSYNTAAPDNNGGKLGFYPVDGVNNSVTKRAEYSGFAKIKDVVYRERR; this comes from the coding sequence ATGAAAATGAATTATATTATATTGTTTTTACTTGTTGTTTCTCTTTGTGCTTGCTTTGATGACAAGGGAAATTACGATTACCATGAGGTGGCGGAAATAACCATTGAGAATGTTCCGGAGGTGATTGAGGTGCTGGGAAATTCCGATCATATCATCGTGAATCCTAAGGTGGTTTCTTCACTGGAAGGAGAGATCGGGACGGGGAACACCAATTTCGAGTTTAGTTACAAGATTGAGAAAAAATCCGGGGGAACGATCGTGCTTAACCAAAATTGGGTAAACCTGAATCCTGCCGGGACGTTGAACTTGGACACGTTGGCCGCTTTTTCCGCTGATACGTATATCGGTTGGTTTGCCGTGACGGACAAACGCTCCGGCATACAGACGTCCGCAACGTTCGATATAAGGGTTTCGTCCCCCACTTACGAGGGATGGATGATACTTTGTGAGGAGGGAGAGAACGCAAGAGTGCGGATGGATATGATTTCCGTGATCTCGGCCGAGCGGATTATACCGGCTTATGACTTGTTGGCACCCTTGGGGTTACCGGAATCGAAGGGGGCAAAGGGAATCGCATTCTACCCGAACCGGTATTATAGTCCCAACGACCTGATCTACGTGATGACGGGCGAGGGGGCGTATAAACTGGATCGGGAAACGTTCAAGACGGATAAATCATGGGAGATCGGGTTTGTCGATTTTATCCTTCCCCCGGAAGGAGAGTATGTCGTACGCTATGAGACGGTAAATAACGCGAGTAACGCGGGTGCGTTGGCCTGCCTTTGCGTGACGGATGCCGGAAATGCCTACGCACAGGTACTGGATTATGGTGGGGCCGCTTTCGAGTACCCGATCAACACGTCGGAACGAGGGAAAGCTCCGGAGTACCGGGTAGCCCCGTACGTGGGTGTGAGCATGGCCCGCTTGGGTAACGGGAAAACGGCTCTGTTTTATGACATGGACAACAAGCGTTTCATGGGATGGAAGTATGGTTATGTTGCCGATGCCATGCAAACTTTGACTCCCGTGGCTGACCCGGAGAACAGTTTGTTCAGTTTCAAGACGGGGATGGAGCTGGTGTATATGGAGAGTACCCGTTATTCCAATGGTTTGGTATACTCCGTTTTGCAGGATGCCGGAGGAAAGCGTTGTATTTACGGGATCAATATGTCGAATAACGGTTTCGTACAGGAGGCGAAGTACGAGAATTTGAATGCACCCGATTTTGACAAGGCGACGATTTTTGCTTTCCATTCTCAATTCCCTTATATGTTCTATGCCGTGGGGAATAAGGTGTATTTGCATAATTTAGGAACAAACACGACTTACCCGATGAATAATATTGCTTTAGGGGAAAACGAGACTGTTACGATGTTGAAATTTAACCTGTACAGGCAATGTTCGTTAAGCGATCTGAATAATCAGTCCGACGAGTTTATGGCTCGGCAGTATGAGTTGATGGTGGGTTCGTATAATACGGCGGCTCCGGATAACAATGGCGGGAAGCTAGGGTTCTACCCGGTGGATGGGGTGAATAATAGTGTGACGAAAAGGGCGGAATACAGTGGTTTTGCAAAGATAAAGGATGTCGTGTATCGTGAGCGGCGATAA
- a CDS encoding HIT family protein, whose protein sequence is MNKTIVECPFCNLKKEIEIISETESCIAFYDGFPVNPGHALIIPKRHVSNYFELTRDEVLEMQEMLWYVKKVIDERYHPDGYNIGVNVNESAGQSIFHVHMHLIPRYKGDMENPKGGVRGVIPCKQKY, encoded by the coding sequence ATGAATAAAACGATTGTTGAATGTCCTTTTTGTAATTTAAAAAAGGAAATCGAGATTATTTCTGAAACTGAAAGTTGTATTGCTTTTTATGATGGTTTCCCTGTGAATCCGGGGCATGCGTTGATAATTCCTAAACGTCATGTGTCTAATTATTTTGAACTTACTCGTGATGAAGTTCTGGAAATGCAAGAGATGTTGTGGTATGTAAAGAAGGTTATAGATGAACGTTATCATCCGGATGGGTATAATATTGGGGTCAATGTAAACGAGTCTGCAGGACAGTCTATATTTCATGTACATATGCATCTTATTCCAAGATATAAGGGGGATATGGAGAATCCGAAGGGGGGAGTCCGTGGGGTGATTCCTTGTAAGCAAAAATATTGA
- a CDS encoding RagB/SusD family nutrient uptake outer membrane protein, giving the protein MKLWNIIWIGVMLVCGAGCSSFLDVQPKDKQSEKQLFATRGGFYTAVNGIYNKVASTALYGKNLSYELVDVISKRYLPLSVNTYLTALSTFAYTGEEVEKELENTWTTAYNTVLNCNVLLENLEESEGVLQGQEYRVLKGEMLAVRAFLHFDMLRLFGPVYKLHPEAASIPYNESSKVAALPLMTADSVLHEKILRDLDEAEKLLADSDPVIENGPMASLGEDEEVYLRYRQLRMNYYAVLALKARVYLYAGEQANALAAARKLLTDPKVDEYFPAVDPNKLLANQSNPDRVFSTEVLTGIYKKDRKEIYTRYFSSEQAGNNLLHPRKDFVGTSLFAGETQDYRFQTWWQVASGVGESGHVMIKYKEIDQPDGTAGSEYFYAVFMSLIRLSEVYYIAAESEPLLADKYGWLNRVRARRGLPDAPVVSEDDFMKRLRSEYVREFIGEGQIFFMYKRLYININSYENGYDTNTYGAREERYVLPVPSKEIANR; this is encoded by the coding sequence ATGAAATTATGGAATATCATTTGGATCGGGGTCATGCTCGTGTGTGGTGCCGGGTGTTCGAGCTTTCTGGACGTGCAACCCAAGGACAAGCAGTCGGAGAAACAATTATTCGCTACGAGAGGCGGATTCTACACGGCGGTAAACGGGATATATAACAAGGTGGCCTCCACGGCTCTTTACGGGAAAAATCTTTCCTACGAGTTGGTGGACGTGATTTCGAAACGCTACCTGCCTCTCTCTGTGAACACGTACTTGACCGCGTTAAGTACCTTTGCTTACACGGGTGAAGAGGTCGAGAAAGAGTTGGAGAACACGTGGACGACGGCTTACAACACGGTGTTGAATTGCAACGTGTTGCTGGAGAATCTTGAAGAGAGCGAAGGCGTGTTGCAGGGGCAGGAGTATCGCGTGCTGAAAGGCGAGATGCTGGCCGTTCGAGCTTTCCTGCACTTTGATATGTTGCGTTTGTTCGGTCCGGTTTACAAGCTCCACCCGGAGGCGGCATCCATTCCCTACAACGAATCGTCGAAAGTGGCGGCCCTGCCGTTAATGACGGCCGATTCTGTGTTACACGAGAAAATATTGCGGGATCTGGATGAGGCCGAGAAGTTACTGGCGGATAGTGACCCGGTGATCGAGAACGGGCCGATGGCCTCTCTCGGGGAAGACGAGGAAGTTTACCTGCGCTATCGCCAGTTGCGGATGAATTATTACGCCGTGTTGGCATTGAAGGCGAGGGTGTACCTGTACGCGGGAGAACAGGCGAACGCGCTGGCTGCTGCCCGGAAACTGTTGACGGACCCGAAAGTGGATGAATATTTCCCGGCGGTGGACCCGAATAAACTGCTGGCCAACCAGAGCAATCCCGACCGGGTATTCTCCACGGAAGTACTGACGGGAATTTATAAAAAGGACCGAAAGGAGATTTATACCCGTTATTTCAGCTCGGAGCAGGCGGGAAATAATCTCCTGCATCCCCGGAAAGATTTCGTGGGAACGAGCCTTTTTGCCGGAGAGACACAGGATTATCGATTCCAGACGTGGTGGCAGGTAGCATCCGGCGTGGGTGAGAGCGGTCACGTGATGATTAAATACAAGGAGATAGACCAACCTGACGGGACGGCGGGATCAGAGTATTTCTACGCTGTTTTCATGTCGTTGATCCGGTTGAGCGAAGTATATTACATCGCGGCGGAGAGCGAGCCCCTGTTGGCGGACAAGTATGGTTGGCTGAACCGGGTTCGAGCCCGGAGAGGGTTACCCGACGCGCCTGTCGTTTCAGAGGATGATTTCATGAAGCGGTTGCGTTCGGAGTACGTGCGGGAGTTTATCGGCGAGGGGCAAATCTTTTTCATGTATAAACGGCTGTATATAAATATCAATAGTTACGAGAACGGGTATGATACCAATACTTACGGGGCCCGGGAAGAACGCTACGTGCTACCGGTGCCTTCCAAGGAAATTGCTAATCGTTAA
- a CDS encoding SusC/RagA family TonB-linked outer membrane protein has translation MKKTYDRKVFKRKLLSDRRTVTVTIRLFMILLLGFPLLTRAGTVDSTRVANREVRGKVVDEKKLPIPGVSVRLGGTSMGTATDVDGKFKLLIPADTATLVVSFIGMKTEIVKIPRLKTGAEQKELTIVLREEDVKLEDVVVTGIFTRKKESFTGSASTYSAAELKTMGTQNVLQSLKTLDPAFAIIEDNQFGSDPNRLPNMEIRGKSSMLGLRDELDADPNQPLFILDGFESTLAAINDLDINRVASITILKDAASTAIYGSKAANGVIVVETVKPEAGKLQVSYNGNMNLSIPDLSSYNLMNSREKLEFELLAGRYDPANWSTANEVEMNRLYNEKLKEIESGVNTYWLAEPLRVGVNQKHSLYVQGGEGNFLFGLGAGYNGITGVMEKSDREVLSGNIDLIYRMSKFQFSNKFSLTSTDYKNPIVAFSAYAAANPYYRKYNEDGTVDKWLENNKFFKAANPLWNARQNSRDEGKNLSISNYFMAEYFPTVEWRVRARLGLTYGNDDTEKFYSRNDTRYENVETIKKGEYRSTNTRKNQVEAELSVTYAKMLGRHRINLVAGGNISSNKSLTQGYSALGFPEGNFSYPSFSNGYPENGTPTYYETVSRSVNGYFNAGYSFDDRYLMDFSLRTSGSSVFGTSRKYNTTWSVGLGWNLHKEKFIMDHVEWINILKLRASIGNPGNQSFDSAQSLLTYSFQYGSMNYFGLGAVLSQIGNPDLEWQITVDKNIGLDVTLFNKRFSLTADYYYKVTDPLLIKVSTPLSSGTPTYMTNAGEQVSQGLTASVSYYIFQDFEKRFSWMIRANVRTQKTRIDKIGNKLSTLNASGKGENTVRYYDGADPDDIWAVKSAGIDPSNGKELFYAKDGSYTYDFSYDDEVICGNTRPDVEGVIGTSLNWKGFSVSLNFRYQMGADVFNEALYSKVENISRSDLNKNQDKRALYERWQEVGDIVRFKDIASAETTPMSSRFVQTENVLTLESLYLGYEFYNGWIEKLGLSSLKLQFSMRDVFRASTIRSERGISYPFARSMEAGLSFNF, from the coding sequence ATGAAAAAAACTTATGACAGGAAAGTTTTTAAGCGAAAGTTACTGTCGGATCGAAGGACGGTAACCGTGACAATCCGGTTATTTATGATTTTATTGTTGGGCTTCCCGCTATTGACGAGGGCCGGGACGGTGGATTCCACTCGTGTAGCGAATCGGGAGGTGAGGGGAAAGGTGGTGGACGAGAAGAAGCTGCCGATACCGGGAGTCTCGGTGCGTCTGGGAGGAACGTCGATGGGAACGGCCACTGATGTTGATGGGAAGTTCAAGTTGTTGATCCCGGCTGACACGGCCACGCTGGTAGTTTCCTTTATCGGGATGAAGACCGAGATCGTGAAGATTCCCCGGCTGAAAACGGGTGCGGAACAAAAGGAGTTGACGATCGTGTTGCGGGAAGAGGACGTGAAACTGGAAGACGTGGTGGTGACGGGTATCTTCACCCGTAAGAAGGAAAGTTTCACGGGATCGGCTTCCACTTACTCGGCTGCCGAGTTGAAAACGATGGGTACGCAGAACGTGTTACAAAGCTTGAAGACTTTGGACCCGGCTTTCGCCATTATCGAGGATAACCAGTTCGGTTCTGACCCGAATCGCTTGCCGAACATGGAAATCCGGGGAAAGTCGAGCATGTTGGGATTGCGGGACGAGCTGGATGCCGACCCGAACCAGCCATTGTTTATCCTGGATGGTTTCGAGTCTACGTTGGCAGCGATTAATGATCTGGATATAAACCGGGTGGCCTCGATCACGATCTTGAAAGATGCGGCATCGACGGCAATTTACGGTTCGAAGGCGGCTAACGGGGTGATCGTGGTAGAAACGGTGAAACCGGAAGCGGGGAAGTTACAGGTGAGCTACAACGGGAACATGAATCTCTCGATACCCGATTTGTCGAGTTATAACTTGATGAATTCAAGGGAAAAACTGGAATTTGAATTATTGGCAGGAAGGTACGACCCGGCGAATTGGTCGACAGCGAACGAAGTGGAAATGAATCGGTTGTATAACGAGAAATTGAAGGAAATCGAGAGCGGTGTAAACACGTACTGGCTGGCAGAACCTTTACGGGTAGGGGTGAACCAGAAACACTCGCTCTATGTGCAGGGCGGTGAAGGAAACTTCCTGTTTGGTTTAGGTGCGGGATATAACGGGATAACCGGGGTTATGGAGAAGTCTGATAGGGAGGTGCTTAGCGGTAATATTGATTTGATTTACCGGATGTCGAAATTTCAGTTCTCCAATAAATTCTCGTTGACTTCAACTGATTACAAGAACCCGATCGTGGCTTTCAGCGCGTATGCCGCGGCGAATCCTTATTACAGAAAGTATAACGAGGATGGAACCGTGGATAAATGGTTGGAGAATAACAAATTTTTCAAGGCGGCTAACCCGTTGTGGAATGCCCGACAGAATAGTCGGGACGAGGGGAAAAATCTCTCTATTAGTAATTATTTCATGGCGGAGTATTTCCCCACCGTGGAATGGCGGGTACGTGCCCGGTTAGGGCTGACTTACGGGAATGACGACACGGAAAAGTTCTATTCCCGGAATGATACCCGTTACGAGAATGTGGAAACGATCAAGAAAGGGGAATATCGTTCAACGAATACCAGAAAAAATCAAGTGGAGGCGGAATTGAGTGTCACGTATGCCAAGATGTTGGGGAGACACCGGATTAACTTGGTGGCCGGGGGAAATATTTCCAGTAACAAGTCGTTAACGCAGGGATATTCAGCATTAGGATTCCCGGAGGGTAATTTTTCTTATCCCTCATTCTCGAACGGTTACCCGGAAAATGGCACGCCGACATACTACGAGACGGTGTCCCGCTCGGTGAACGGTTATTTCAACGCGGGGTACTCTTTTGACGATCGTTATTTGATGGATTTCAGTTTGCGGACAAGCGGGTCTTCGGTTTTTGGAACCTCCCGAAAGTATAACACGACGTGGTCGGTCGGGTTAGGCTGGAACTTGCACAAGGAGAAGTTTATCATGGATCACGTGGAATGGATTAACATATTGAAACTGCGGGCCTCTATCGGTAATCCCGGAAACCAGAGTTTTGACTCGGCGCAATCCTTGTTGACTTATTCTTTCCAGTACGGTTCGATGAACTATTTCGGGCTGGGTGCCGTGTTGTCACAAATCGGTAATCCCGATTTGGAATGGCAGATCACGGTCGATAAAAATATTGGTCTCGACGTGACGTTGTTTAACAAGCGTTTCTCGCTGACGGCGGATTATTATTACAAGGTGACCGACCCGTTGTTGATCAAGGTAAGTACGCCGCTTTCTTCCGGAACGCCGACTTACATGACGAATGCGGGAGAACAGGTGTCACAGGGATTGACGGCATCGGTGTCTTATTATATTTTCCAAGATTTTGAGAAACGTTTCTCGTGGATGATACGGGCGAACGTGCGAACTCAGAAAACCCGGATTGACAAGATCGGGAACAAGCTCTCCACGTTGAACGCCAGTGGAAAGGGAGAAAACACGGTGAGGTATTATGACGGGGCAGACCCGGATGATATTTGGGCGGTGAAGTCCGCGGGGATTGATCCCTCGAACGGGAAGGAGTTGTTCTATGCCAAGGATGGTAGCTACACGTACGATTTCTCGTATGATGACGAGGTGATTTGCGGGAACACCCGTCCCGACGTGGAAGGTGTGATCGGGACCTCGCTCAACTGGAAGGGATTTTCCGTGAGTTTGAATTTCCGTTACCAGATGGGTGCGGACGTGTTCAACGAGGCCCTTTATAGTAAGGTGGAAAATATTTCAAGGAGTGATTTGAACAAGAATCAGGATAAGCGGGCGTTGTACGAACGTTGGCAGGAAGTGGGGGACATCGTGCGTTTCAAGGATATTGCCAGTGCGGAGACGACCCCGATGTCTTCCCGTTTCGTGCAGACAGAGAACGTGTTGACCTTGGAGTCTCTCTATCTGGGGTACGAGTTTTACAACGGGTGGATCGAGAAACTTGGCTTGAGTAGCCTGAAACTACAATTCTCCATGCGTGACGTGTTCCGGGCATCGACAATCCGGTCTGAAAGAGGAATATCTTATCCTTTTGCCCGGAGTATGGAGGCAGGACTTTCGTTTAATTTTTAA
- a CDS encoding HNH endonuclease domain-containing protein: MEIPSSKVLTTNCLSRVFNSTVATYKYYWFISILEIYVGTETSRIKLWDIIISMIANAWYPVHYFRLSFGKNDSMYGAIKQLQVLAGIPIDANKKDIVDALRKELHRKEIKSLLRVFTLNVPFRFLRPWIDTSDDKQMVVRSQAFENVCLYALKKEENEWWIEINPAWSDYLKENYRILMDFAYWNLTLFLQTRNPNVPNIPNKLIKPEYRDSLTRQRMFWNTVIQTNGQLTCIYTGRELHVGNYDLDHFIPWSFVSHDLLWNLLPADPSINSSKSNKLPLLDVYLPGLANAHHRALCTYITLDKNKMVLEDYLSLGHTPNELANMNDVHFYEIFYQTFSPMVQIAMNMGFELWNYTFNYE, translated from the coding sequence ATGGAAATTCCTTCATCAAAGGTTTTGACCACCAATTGTTTGAGTCGGGTATTTAATTCGACAGTAGCTACTTATAAATATTATTGGTTTATTTCTATTTTAGAGATATATGTGGGGACGGAAACTTCACGGATAAAGCTTTGGGATATTATTATTTCGATGATTGCTAATGCATGGTATCCGGTTCATTATTTTCGTCTTTCGTTTGGGAAAAATGATTCGATGTATGGGGCAATTAAACAGCTCCAAGTGTTGGCCGGAATACCAATAGATGCAAATAAAAAAGATATTGTAGATGCTTTAAGGAAAGAATTGCATCGCAAAGAAATTAAGTCGTTGTTACGTGTTTTCACGTTGAATGTCCCTTTTCGATTTCTTCGCCCGTGGATAGATACATCTGATGATAAACAGATGGTTGTACGTTCTCAGGCATTTGAAAATGTTTGTTTGTATGCCTTGAAAAAAGAGGAAAATGAATGGTGGATTGAGATAAATCCTGCTTGGAGTGATTATTTGAAGGAGAATTACCGGATATTGATGGATTTTGCTTATTGGAATCTTACATTGTTTTTGCAAACTCGTAATCCCAATGTACCTAATATCCCTAATAAATTAATTAAACCAGAATACCGGGATTCACTTACAAGGCAGCGTATGTTTTGGAATACAGTGATTCAGACAAATGGACAATTAACGTGTATTTATACGGGACGAGAATTGCATGTGGGAAATTATGATTTAGATCATTTTATCCCATGGAGTTTTGTTTCTCACGATTTATTGTGGAATCTATTACCTGCTGATCCAAGTATTAATTCATCGAAGAGTAACAAATTACCATTATTAGATGTTTATCTCCCCGGATTGGCAAATGCTCACCATAGGGCTTTGTGTACTTATATAACATTGGATAAAAACAAGATGGTGTTAGAAGATTACTTGTCATTGGGGCATACTCCAAATGAATTAGCAAATATGAATGACGTTCATTTTTATGAGATTTTTTATCAGACATTTTCTCCAATGGTTCAAATTGCTATGAATATGGGATTTGAGTTATGGAATTATACATTTAATTATGAATAA
- a CDS encoding DUF4843 domain-containing protein, whose amino-acid sequence MKWKNILLIVGLGFVASACEKQDSSIFTTDDAGIYFQMVTMSIYGTTTEYYTDSLSSSFASVRASAKSAVLAATVRTMGKVADYDRPFKVVVDKEGSTAVEGEHYEIDLDTLVVRAGESSARVRVRFFRTADLMKRTIRLVLRLEDNEYFKCYFPEYKNTNAYSSTGVMIHGNLFAFSVSEMYTEPGYWTDFGTEFFGNWTPEKYVVVNSVCGLTPTDWSGAGYAGAKVQYGRFNFFALAVQKYLQEQADAGTPELDSDGEYMQLDPSYSVDYSRYE is encoded by the coding sequence ATGAAATGGAAAAATATTTTATTGATCGTGGGACTGGGTTTTGTCGCAAGTGCTTGTGAAAAACAGGATAGCTCGATTTTTACCACAGATGATGCCGGGATTTATTTTCAAATGGTGACGATGTCTATTTACGGGACGACCACGGAATATTACACGGATTCGCTCTCTTCTTCCTTCGCGTCTGTTCGAGCCTCGGCGAAGAGTGCGGTGCTTGCCGCTACGGTTCGGACGATGGGTAAAGTGGCTGACTATGATCGTCCTTTCAAGGTAGTCGTGGATAAAGAAGGTTCGACGGCTGTTGAAGGCGAGCATTACGAGATCGACCTGGACACGCTGGTTGTTCGTGCGGGGGAGAGTTCCGCGAGAGTGCGTGTACGTTTTTTTCGCACGGCAGACTTGATGAAAAGAACGATACGGTTGGTTCTCCGGCTGGAAGATAACGAATATTTTAAGTGTTATTTTCCGGAGTACAAGAACACGAATGCGTACTCGTCCACGGGGGTGATGATTCACGGGAATCTGTTTGCCTTTTCGGTGAGCGAGATGTACACGGAACCGGGCTACTGGACGGATTTCGGGACAGAATTTTTCGGGAATTGGACACCTGAAAAGTATGTCGTGGTTAACTCGGTTTGTGGGTTGACTCCCACGGATTGGAGTGGTGCTGGGTATGCCGGGGCGAAGGTGCAATACGGACGGTTTAATTTTTTCGCTCTCGCCGTGCAGAAATATTTGCAGGAACAGGCGGATGCCGGAACCCCGGAACTGGACTCTGACGGGGAATATATGCAACTTGACCCGTCCTACTCGGTCGATTACTCCCGGTATGAATAA
- a CDS encoding sigma-70 family RNA polymerase sigma factor — MDKEKRDTFELLYKTHYKELYIHALSFVRDEEEAKDIVTDVYEYVWKNFEKLDSSVSLRPFLYSLVRSRSLDFLRKEKTKEKFLAYKKTFPEEEEEYVEYEQLIEKVMHIIENMPQQTATVFKKCFIERKKYQEAGDELGISINTVRWHITKAISILRGQMSDVEMILLYAFFLKK; from the coding sequence GTGGATAAAGAAAAGAGGGACACGTTTGAGTTATTGTATAAAACTCATTATAAAGAGTTGTATATTCATGCTTTAAGCTTTGTTCGGGATGAAGAAGAAGCAAAAGACATCGTGACGGATGTTTATGAATACGTGTGGAAGAATTTTGAAAAATTGGATTCTTCGGTTTCTCTGCGTCCCTTTTTATATTCACTGGTTCGTTCCCGTTCTCTTGATTTTTTGAGGAAGGAAAAAACAAAAGAAAAGTTTTTGGCTTATAAAAAGACCTTTCCCGAAGAGGAGGAGGAATACGTGGAGTATGAGCAACTCATCGAAAAGGTGATGCATATTATTGAGAATATGCCCCAACAGACAGCTACTGTGTTCAAAAAATGTTTTATCGAGCGGAAAAAATATCAAGAGGCGGGGGATGAGTTGGGAATTTCTATTAACACGGTTCGTTGGCATATAACGAAGGCAATCAGTATATTAAGGGGACAAATGTCTGATGTCGAAATGATATTGTTATATGCGTTTTTCTTAAAAAAATAA